In one window of Syngnathus scovelli strain Florida chromosome 20, RoL_Ssco_1.2, whole genome shotgun sequence DNA:
- the chac1 gene encoding glutathione-specific gamma-glutamylcyclotransferase 1: protein MKPQDILAAKSCSSLWIFGYGSLVWKPDFKYKRSKVGYIRGYKRRFWHGDNFHRGNDELPARVVTLIPDDDASTWGVAFEVSGTQVEEALEYLNVREGVRGGYVSEIVTFHPEEGGPSVPALLYIATADNPLYLGPAAPEEIGARIAMCEGRTGHNLEYLLRLAAFMRTSCPKVDDQHLFAVEAAALAMVSYMLEIQ from the exons ATGAAGCCTCAAGACATCCTGGCAGCCAAGAGCTGCAGCAGCCTGTGGATCTTCGGCTACGGCTCGCTGGTGTGGAAGCCTGACTTCAAGTACAAGCGGAGCAAAGTGGGCTACATTCGAGGCTACAAGAGACGGTTCTGGCACGGAGATAACTTCCACCGCGGCAACGACGAGTTG CCCGCAAGAGTGGTGACGTTGATTCCAGATGATGAC GCGAGCACATGGGGTGTGGCCTTCGAGGTGAGCGGCACCCAAGTGGAGGAGGCCCTTGAGTACCTGAACGTACGCGAGGGAGTCCGCGGTGGCTACGTCAGCGAGATTGTGACCTTCCATCCGGAGGAGGGTGGCCCGTCTGTACCGGCTCTGCTGTACATCGCCACCGCCGACAACCCCCTGTACCTGGGGCCCGCCGCCCCCGAGGAGATCGGCGCCCGGATCGCAATGTGCGAGGGTCGCACGGGTCACAACCTGGAGTACCTCCTACGGCTGGCCGCCTTCATGCGGACCAGCTGCCCGAAAGTGGATGACCAGCACCTGTTTGCAGTGGAGGCTGCGGCGCTGGCCATGGTCTCCTACATGTTGGAAATCCAATAG